The following proteins are co-located in the Manihot esculenta cultivar AM560-2 chromosome 9, M.esculenta_v8, whole genome shotgun sequence genome:
- the LOC110622759 gene encoding protein DETOXIFICATION 42: MATDTLVNLWESLAKLPLVMLFKDTRNVFNVDELAVEIAQIAVPAALALAADPVASLIDTAFIGHLGPVELAAVGVSIAIFNQMSKIAIFPLVSVTTSFVAEEDSAGKSSTKEDASLEDGSVVNKEMEELLPKSESTHKSSSASSISTKRDYERRHIPSASSALAIACVLGVIQALFLILAAKPVLSYMGVQSDSPMLIPAQQYLTLRSLGAPAVLLSLAMQGVFRGIKDTKTPLFATVVGDVANIILDPIFIFVFRLNVSGAAIAHVISQYLISLILLWKLIEHVDLLPPNIKDLQFSRFLKNGFMLLMRVIAATFCVTLAASLAARYGSTSMAAFQVCLQIWMATSLLADGLAVAGQAILASAFANKDHDKAKAITSRVFQYGLILGLVLSNLLLGGLQFASRLFTEDVNVLNLISVGIPFVAATQIVNVLAFVFDGINYGASDFAYSSYSMVLVSIISIVCLFTLSSSHGFFGIWVALTIFMTLRAFVGLLRIGTGMGPWSFLRS, translated from the exons ATGGCCACAGATACTCTTGTTAATCTGTGGGAAAGCTTGGCTAAATTGCCTCTAGTTATGCTCTTCAAGGATACAAG GAATGTTTTCAATGTGGATGAGTTAGCAGTAGAAATAGCACAAATTGCAGTTCCTGCTGCACTTGCTTTAGCAGCAGATCCTGTTGCTTCTCTAATCGATACAGCATTCATTGGCCATTTAG GACCTGTGGAGCTTGCTGCTGTGGGAGTTTCTATTGCCATTTTTAATCAAATGTCAAAGATTGCAATTTTCCCACTTGTCAGTGTTACGACGTCTTTTGTTGCCGAGGAAGACAGTGCTGGAAAATCGAGTACCAAGGAAGATGCATCACTTGAAGATGGTTCGGTTGTCAATAAGGAAATGGAAGAGTTATTACCTAAATCTG AGTCTACACACAAATCATCCTCTGCAAGCAGCATTTCCACCAAAAGAGATTATGAGAGAAGGCACATACCATCTGCTTCTTCAGCATTGGCTATTGCTTGTGTCCTTGGTGTAATCCAGGCTTTATTTCTCATTTTGGCTGCAAAACCAGTCCTGAGCTACATGGGTGTACAATCT GATTCCCCAATGCTAATACCAGCACAACAATACTTGACATTGAGGTCACTAGGGGCTCCTGCTGTTCTTCTTTCATTAGCGATGCAAGGGGTTTTCCGAGGAATTAAGGATACGAAAACTCCTCTATTTGCTACAG ttGTGGGAGATGTAGCAAATATCATCTTGGAcccaatatttatatttgtatTCAGACTGAATGTCAGTGGTGCAGCCATTGCTCATGTTATTTCTCA GTACCTAATCTCCCTGATTCTGTTGTGGAAATTAATTGAACATGTTGATCTATTGCCTCCCAACATTAAAGATCTACAATTTAGTAGATTTCTAAAAAATG GATTTATGCTGTTGATGAGGGTAATAGCTGCGACATTCTGTGTCACGCTGGCTGCATCATTGGCGGCAAGATATGGATCAACTTCAATGGCTGCATTTCAGGTTTGCTTGCAGATTTGGATGGCAACTTCTTTGCTTGCAGATGGGCTGGCTGTGGCTGGACAA GCAATTCTTGCAAGTGCATTTGCAAATAAGGATCACGACAAGGCCAAGGCCATTACTTCTCGTGTATTCCAG TACGGTTTGATTTTAGGCCTGGTTCTCTCGAACTTGCTTTTAGGTGGCCTACAGTTTGCTTCAAGATTATTTACAGAAGATGTCAATGTTTTGAATCTTATTAGTGTGGGCATCCCG TTTGTTGCAGCAACTCAAATCGTAAATGTTTTAGCCTTCGTTTTCGATGGAATCAATTATGGAGCATCTGATTTTGCATACTCTTCATACTCAATG GTTTTGGTGTCAATAATAAGCATCGTATGCTTATTTACATTATCATCTAGTCATGGCTTCTTTGGCATCTGGGTTGCATTGACCATTTTCATGACTTTACGTGCATTTGTGGGCTTATTGAG AATAGGAACTGGAATGGGACCTTGGAGCTTTCTCAGAAGTTGA